The proteins below are encoded in one region of Neodiprion virginianus isolate iyNeoVirg1 chromosome 7, iyNeoVirg1.1, whole genome shotgun sequence:
- the LOC124308902 gene encoding nematocyst expressed protein 3-like: MRFIFFLALTVGLANVARSDGLFDTILKWWVDLLGLSTDNDDTDYKELVSWLEEYSGEEETEETGSTSKPSSSPPPPFAYIPQQQPMPPYNYGQAMPFPPPFYNPYQQQSPYYPGLQPIPIAPPAGSLPTASSSSSVRSTSTEAPTAASTTTTTTTTQAPTTVKAVTTEAPAANSSTNATTAAPAKANATAATNSTG; encoded by the exons ATGAGGTTCATCTTCTTTCTTGCCCTCACTGTTGGTCTCGCTAACGTTGCTCGGTCTGACGGATTATTTGACACGATACTCAAGTGGTGGGTCGACTTGTTAGGATTGTCTACTGACAACGATGACACGGATTACAAGGAGCTGGTCAGTTGGCTCGAAGAATATTCCGGAGAAGAAGAAACCGAAGAGACAG GTTCAACAAGTAAACCCTCAAGCTCACCACCGCCGCCATTCGCTTACATTCCGCAGCAACAGCCGATGCCACCTTACAATtacg GACAAGCGATGCCCTTTCCACCGCCCTTCTACAACCCCTACCAACAACAGTCGCCATATTACCCTGGTCTTCAACCGATCCCGATAGCTCCACCGGCCGGATCACTTCCGactgcttcttcttcttcgagtGTTCGGAGTACTTCGACGGAAGCGCCGACCGCGGCGAGTACGACAACCACTACTACCACGACTCAAGCACCAACCACAGTGAAAGCGGTGACGACTGAAGCGCCGGCGGCAAACTCATCAACTAATGCGACTACCGCTGCTCCGGCAAAAGCTAACGCTACTGCTGCTACTAATAGTACCGGTTAA